The Candidatus Hydrogenisulfobacillus filiaventi sequence GTTCACCCTTTCCTGTTCGGACGCCTGTCTTAAGGCGGTGGGGGAGCTGGCGGAGCGCTACCGGGTTCCGGTACACACCCACGCGGCCGAGAGCCGGGCGGAGGTGGACCTGGTCCGTACCCGCCGGGGACTCGGCCCCATCGCCCATTTCGCGGCCCTGGGCCTTCTCAAGCCCGGCCTCATCATGGCCCACGGGGTGTGGGCCGACGCCGACGACCTGCAGGCGGTGGCGGCGGCGGGGGCGGCCTTTACCCACTGCCCCTCCTCCAACCTGAAGCTCGCATCGGGACTCGCCGACCCCGTGGCCTGGAGCCGGGCGGGGGTGCGGTTCGGGTTGGGCGCCGACGGGGCACCCTGCAACAACACCCTGGACGCCTTTCAGGAGCTGCGCCTGGCCGCCCTGCTCCCCAAGCCGCGTTACGGCCCTACCGCCATGCCGGCCCGGGCGGCCTTCGCGGCGGCCACTATCGGCGGCGCGCGGGTGCTGGGCCTGGAGGACCGCATCGGTAGCATCGAGCCCGGCAAGGAGGCGGACCTGGTGCTGCTGGACTGGAGCGGGCCCCACCACGCCCCGCGGGCGGCGGGGGACGTCTACGGACAGCTGGTCTATCAGACCCGGAGCGACGATGTGGTCCTGACCATGGTGGCGGGCCGCGTGGTGTACCGGGACGGCCGGCTGTTGACCCTGGACGAAGCCGAAGTCTATCGCCAGGCGGAGACAGCGGTACGGCGGGTAGCAGCCCGGGCCGGGGTCACGTTGCCGGGCCCGGCCTGAACGCCCCGGGACGGGGCCCGGGGCGCCGCCTTACGGGCGGCGCCCCGGAGCCAGCACAGTGACGGTGGCGCTGGCCTGGTTTTCCACATAGGCGCGGCCGGTGCGGGGGTCCACCGCTACCCCTTGCGGCTGGCGGCCGACCGCCACCGTCTCCACCACCCGGTTGGTGCGGGTATTGATGACGGAGGTGGTGTTGCTGCCGGAGTTGTTCACCAGCAGCCACGGCGCATGGGGCGCCAGCGCCAGCCCGTGGGGGGTGCGCCCAACAGGGATCCGGGCCACCACTCGGCGGCCCTGAATCACCGCCACCTCCGCAGCGCCGCTCACGCCGGCGTAGACCCGGTGGTTGCGGGGGTCGGCCACCACGTTCCAGGGATGCGGGCCGACCGGAATGGTGGCCAGCACGCGACCGGTGCGGCCGTCGATTTCGGTGATGCTATCCCCACGGGGATTGATCCGGAAGCCGCCGGGCACCGGCAGGATGCCGGTGTCGGCCACGTAGACCCGATCCGTCCGGGAATTGAGGGTGACGCCCCAGGGGTTGGGACCAGTGGGCACCCGGCGCAGCACCCGGTCGGTCCGGAGGTCGACCTCCACTGCCTGGCTTTGTCCGACCAGGGAGACCCAGGCCACGTGGCGGCGTTGGGACACCACCAGCCCGTGCGGCAGGCGTCCGACGGGGATTTCCGCCAGGACGGCATCGGTGCGGGCATCGACCACGTCGAGCAGCCCGCGCTGGATATCGGTTACATAGACCCGGCCGGTCTCCTGATCGACCATGACCGTGTGTAGGGTGCCGCCGAGGTGCACGGTAGCCAGACGGCGGCCGGTGCGGGTGCTGACCACCGTCAACGTGCCTGCGGCCAGGTTGCTGACGAACAGCTTGTGCAGGCGGGCATCCACCCCGGCGAAATGCGGGGTCGGCCCGACGTCCATGTAGGTCGCTACCGTCCAGTAGGGTGCCGCGGCCCAGGGGGCTGTGCTCAGGATGAGACCCGCCGTCAAAGCGGAGACCCGCAGGGTGTTCGTGCTCTATCCCTCCTCCTGGGAATCCGGGATCCGGGGTCCGCCCCGCCGGAGGCGGCGCCAGAGGACTTTCCCCGTTGGCGGGGACCGCCAGTCCCGGCCCAGCCTGCTCCGGCGGAATCCGGCCCGCTGGCCGCCGCCCGCACGCGTCCCCCGCCGGGCGCGGCTTGGCAGCGGCACGATAATACAAATACTGGAAAAATCGCGTGACTACAAGCTGTGGGACAGGCGCGCCGGGGGAAGGTAGGGAAATGCATAAGCCTGTATTTATAGTTGTGGCAATGAATCCATATTGTACTTGAGGATTGGGCTGCGGTACCGTGAAGGCAGAGAGAGGTTGCGGACCGCTGAGGACAACGACGGTCGCGCTGGCAAAGGAGGCCCAGGACAGATGGCGGAAGAAGCGGCTCTGGAAACCCCCGGCACCGGGGAACAGCCTGTGCTTGACTTTTCGGAGGTGCTGGCCGAATCGGGGGTGACGGGCGTCCTCGACCAGCTGGATCGTGACCTGGTGGGCCTCACGCCGGTGAAGACCCGCATCCGGGAGATTGCGGCCCTCCTGCTGGTGGACCGCATGCGGCGGACGCTGGGTCTGACGGCGCAGGCGCCGTCGCTTCACATGTCCTTCACCGGCAATCCCGGCACCGGCAAGACCACGGTGGCGCTGCGGATGGCCGAGATCCTGCACCGGCTGGGCTACGTGCGCAAGGGGCACTTGGTTGCGGTTACCCGGGACGACCTGGTAGGACAGTACATCGGCCACACTGCCCCCAAGACCAAGGAAGTGCTGAAGCGGGCCATGGGGGGTGTGCTCTTCATCGATGAGGCCTACTACCTTTACCGTCAGGAGAACGAACGGGACTACGGCCAGGAGGCCATCGAAATCCTGCTGCAGGTAATGGAGAACCAGCGCGAGGACCTGGTGGTGATCCTGGCGGGGTACAAGGACCGCATGGCCACCTTCTTCCGCTCCAACCCCGGGATGCGTTCGCGGATTGCTCACCATCTCGACTTCCCGGACTACACAGCCGACGAGCTGGTGGCCATCGCCAAGCTGATGCTGGCGGAGCAGCAGTACCGTTTCAGCCCGGAGGCGGAGGCGGCATTCCGCGAATATGTAGAGCGCCGGATGCGGCAGCCGAACTTCGCTAACGCCCGCAGCGTACGGAACGCGCTGGACCGTGCCCGCCTGCGGCAGGCCAACCGGTTGTTTGCCAAAGGTGGTCGGGTCACGGCGGAGCACCTCATGACCATTGAGCCGGAGGACATCCGCGCCAGCCGCGTGTTCCAGGAACCGGTCAGTGAGGCGTAGGCGCTGGTCCCACCCACAACTGTCAGGGCACCGCCGGCCGGTGGTGCCCTGGCCGTTTTCAGGGGGATCCCGCCTTACGCGGCGGGAATCAGCAGCTTGACCAGGATGCCTAGGATGGCGGCCAGCATCAGGCCCAGGGACCAGTTGCGTAAACTGGCCACCGCCTGTTCTAACCTGCCGAAGTTGGTCTGAACCTGCCCCTGCAGGGCCAGAAAGTCTGCTTTTAACGCCTGATGCTGCTGCTCAAAGGCTGATTGCAGGTCCTTCATTTGGGCCCTAAGAACGTCCTGCTGCCGGGCGACGTCAGCGCGCAGGGTGGTCTGGCCGCGCAGCAGTTCCTCCTTGAGGGCATCCTGGCGGGCGGTGAGGTCGGCGCGCAGGGCCTCCTGCTGGTTCTGGAAGGTGGTCTGGCCGCGCAGCAGTTCCTCCTTGAGGGCATCCTGGCGGGCAGTGAGATCGGCGCGCAGGGCCTCCTGCTGGTTCTGGAGGGTGGTCTGGCCGCGCAGCAGTTCCTCCTTGAGGGCATCCTGACGGGCGGTGAGCTCGGCACGCAGGGCCTCCTGCTGGTTCTGGAGGGTGGTCTGGCCGCGCAGCAGTTCCTCCTTGAGGGCATCCTGGCGGGCGGTGAGCTCGGCGCGCAGGGCCTCCTGCTGGTTCTGGAGGGTGGTCTGGCCGCGCAGCAGCTCCTCCTTGAGGGCATCCTGGCGGGCGGTGAGGTCGGCACGCAGGGCCTCCTGCTGGTTCTGGAGGGTGGTCTGGCCGCGCAGCAGCTCCTCCTTGAGGGCATCCTGGCGGGCGGTGAGCTCGGCACGCAGGGCCTCCTGCTGGTTCTGGAAGGCGGTCTCGCCGCGCAGCAGTTCCTCCTTGAGGGCATCCTGACGGGCGGTGAGCTCGGCACGCAGGGCCTCCTGCTGGTTCTGGAAGGCGGTCTCGCCGCGCAGCAGTTCCTCCTTGAGGGCATCCTGACGGGCGGTGAGGTCGGCGCGCAGGGCCTCCTGCTGGTTCTGGAAGGTGGTCTCGCCGCGCAGCAGTTCCTCCTTGAGGGCATCCTGACGGGCGGTGAGGTCGGCGCGCAGGGCCTCCTGCTGGTTCTGGAAGGTGGTCTCGCCGCGCAGCAGTTCCTCCTTGAGGGCATCCTGACGGGCGGTGAGGTCGGCGCGCAGGGCCTCCTGCTGGTTCTGGAGGGTGGTCTGGCCGCGCAGCAGTTCCTCCTTGAGGGCATCCTGACGGGCGGTGAAGTCGGCGCGCAGGGCCTCCTGCTGGTTCTGGAGGGTGGTCTGGCCGCGCAGCAGTTCCTCCTTGAGGGCATCCTGGCGGGCAGTGAGATCGGCGCGCAGGGCCTCCTGCTGGTTCTGGAGGGTGGTCTGGCCGCGCAGCAGTTCCTCCTTGAGGGCATCCTGGCGGGCGAGAAACTCCACCTGCAGGGATTCGTGGCGTTGGGCCAAATCATCCCGCCACGCCTGTTGGTCCTGGCGTAGGAACGCCATATCACTCATAAGCTCAGCTCTCAGGTTGTCCTGCTCACGGCGGATGTCCTCCAACCGCTGCAGAATCAGCCAGCTGACCGAAGCTTGTTCCTCCGGCTTTCCGGGCCGGTCGGGAGTGTCCGGCACGCCCATCTTGTTCGCCTCGCTTAGGGCCAGTGTATCACGGCGCCGGCCCGTTGACGCTGCTCGGGTCCGGCAGCACCTACGGCCGGGCGGTTCCGGCTCCAGGGTCAGCATGCCATGCCGGCGCTACGCAAAACCGGTCAAGTTGGTCTGTATAGGCGAGGGCGTCCGGAGTCAGGGCCTGACCAAGGAGCGGGATGCCGGGACCGCCGGCTGAGGGTTCCGGCCGGGGAGCGGTTCCCCGCCCGACGGGTAATAGCTGGTAATCACGAGTTCCGTAATGGGTCCGCGGCGGTCGGCCCGCGCGTTAATGGTCCGGCGCGCCTGAATGCGGGAAATGACGAATCCGGCGTAAAGGTTCTCAAAAAAGCGGTCGGTGGGGTCGTTGTTGCGGGGGTCGGAATTGGAGATCATGACCCGGGTCCCGCGGGTCGCTGCCGCGCGGGCCCAGCTGGCCAGCGCCCGTTGTTCCTCCTCCCCGAAGGCGTCAGCGGCGTAGGCCGTAAACGCGGCGGTGGCGCCTAACGGCCGGTACGGCGGGTCGCAGTACACCCAGCTTTCGGCGTTCAGGAACGTCAGGGTCTGCCGGAAGTCACCGCTCAAGAGCGTGACGCCTTGGAGGACCCGGTGGACGGCCCGTAGATTGGCGGCATCCAGAATTCGAGGATGACCGTAGCGTCCGGGCGGGACGTTGAATTCCCCCCGGCGGTTAACCCGGAACAAGCCGTTAAAACCGGTCCGGTTGAGAAAAATCAGGCGAGCGGTGGAGAGCACCTCCTGGCCGGGGACGTGGAGCCCGGCGTTGAAAGCGGCCCGTATGGCGTAATAGAGGTCCCGGCGTGCGCTCGTGTCCGCCTCCCAGTAGCGGGCCTGCCAGTCCTCCAGGATGGCGATCACCGGCTCCGGGTCCTGCTGCAGAACCCGGTAGGCCGCGATGAGTACTGGATTCCGGTCGAGCAGGACGATGTCCTCCAGGTTCAGGTCCGTCCGGGCCACGAGGTCGAAGAACACGGCGCCGCTGCCCACGAACGGTTCCACGTACCGTCGCAGCCGGCCTGCATCCGGAGGGTAGTAGCGGCGGAGCTGCGGCAGCAGGCCTCCTTTGCCGCCGGCCCACTTCAGAAAAGGCCGCGCCTGTCCGCTGGCCTTGCCCATGTGCGTCCCCCCGTCCCGCCCATTATGGTCCGTGGGGGGCGGGTGCGCCAAGGGGTCAGGCTCGCAGTGCGCGCTCCTGCACCGAGGCCACTACTTCCTCCGGGGTCATCCCCGCTGCATCGATCACCGGGGCCGCGGTACGCGGGTCCTCCATTCCCAAAAACCGGTCATCCAGGCCGTTCACTACGATGGCCTGGGCCTCGTTCCAGGCATTGCCCGCCAGGCTGACGACCGTAAAACCCGCGCGGGCCAGCGCCATCCGGACCGGGGCCAGGTCCTCCTCCACTGCCACCATCACCTTGCCGCGTTTGGCCAGGGTCATGCCGTACGTCCTCCTTCGCTGCTCCCAGGTTCCAGGGTCTGGTCACACCCCTAGTGTGGCCGGATGCCGGGAATTTCACGCCGGGATGCGGCGATTCCGGACCCCGCCGGGAAGGACTTTGTCGGGAAAAGGCGAATGGAGCGCCTAGGGAGGAGGTGGGCTATGGCCGACGAGCAGGGAGGGGCGCTCTCCCAGAGCGAAATTGACGCCCTCATCGCCGCCCTGCGCCAGGAGGAGGCGGGGCCGGCCGCACCAGCGCCGGCGGAGCCGGAGACGGAGGCCATGGCGCCAGCCCCGCCGGAACCGGCCGCTGCCTCCGGCCCGGTGGCCGGAGAACCGCCGGCCGGGACAGGCGCGCCGCCGGCGCCCGTGCGCGAACTGGACCCCAAACTGGCCCGCATCGCCGACCTGGACGTTACCCTCTCGGTCCTGTTGGGCCATCGGGTGTTCACCCTGCGGGAGCTGCTCGGTTGGGGCATCGGTACGCGGATCACCCTCGAGGAAGGCTGGCGGGAGCCGGTTTATCTGGCCGTTAATGGCCGCCTGGTAGGGAGAGGGCGGGTGGTGCTGGTCGGCAACCGCTTTGGGGTCCGGGTGGAGCGCTGGGGAACGTAGCCGGCTGCCCGCGGGCGGTTAGCAACCGGCGCGTGGCGCCGGGGATGGGGAAGGGGCGGACGTGGAGGATGCGGATGCTGCCGCTGGCGTTGTGCCAGCCGGGGGATGTAGTGGCAGCGGAGGTGCGGACGGCGGACGGGCGGACGCTCCTGCGGCAGGGAATGGAACTCACCGGTGACGTGCTTCGTCTGCTGGACCGCTGGGGGGTGCGCGAGATCCCGGTCCGTTGGCCGGGGTTCGAGGATATTGATCCCGAGCCCTGGCTGCCCGATGACCTGGTCCGTCGGGTGACGGCCTGGTGGACCGGCACCCCCCCCCGCAGTGATGCCGACCTGGTTGAACAGGCCTTTTCCTTTATCGGGGAAGTCGGGGAGGCGGTCACGGACCACCGTCCGCTCAAGGCGGCGTTGGAACTGGTGCCGGTTCACCGCACCGGTAACCCCGCAGCCAGCGCCTGGTTGAGTGCAGCGCTCCTGCTGATGCGGGCGGCCTCTGAGGATGCCAGCCCGGAACGGGTGGAGCAGTGGGCGGCGGCGGCGCTGTTGGCGCCATGGGCCGACCCGGCGGCGATGGTGCGGGGACAGGTGGGGGACGGGGAGGACGGCCTCCCGCGGCCGGAACCGGTCCTGGCCCTGGCAGAGCGGCTGCAGACGGTGGAGCGCATCCCGGCGCCCACGGTGGCCACCCTGGCCCAGCACCGGGCCCGCTGGGACGGCAGGGGGGTGCCGCCGTTGAAGGGGGACGCCATTTACCGGGGGGCGCAGTGGCTGGGGGCCATCCAGGTGCTGACCCACCTAATCTTCCGCACGGACGGGCAGGCCCTGGCCCCGCATGAGGCCCTGGAGTGGGTCGCCGGCGGGGCGGGCAGTGATTTTGCCCTGCCGGTGGTGCAGGGATTGACCCGGACGGTGGCCCCTTACGCGGCGGGGCAAGTGGTGCGCATCAGTCCCGAGGGGGTGGCTGTGGTGTTGGAGGCCACGGTGGGGTTTCCCGGCCGTCCCCGGGTCCGCCTCTTGAGCGGGCCCGAGGCCGGTAGCGAGGTCAATCTGGCCGACCGCGGGCAGGAGACCCGCATCATCCAAGGGCCCTACACGGCGCGGGATTGGCAATGACGGCCGCCGGGCGCGAGAAGGAGGAAGCCGGGGATGGGGGGAATACCCGATGAAGTGGTTAAGGTCTGGGAGAAGCTGACGGGTCCGGCCCTGACCCAGGCCGGAGAGGCGCTGGCCCAGATGACCGGCCTGTTTGTGAGCATCCAGAACGCCGGGGCGCGGCAGGTGCCCTGGCCAGCTCTGAGCGGGATCCTGGCGCTGGAGCATCCCGAGGCGGACGCGCTGTACGGCGTGCAACTGGACGCCAACGGCCTATTTGAGGCCACCATCCTGCTGCTGTTCACGGAGGAGTCAGCCCGGCGCCTGGTGAGCGTGCTGATGGGGGAGGACATTCCGCTGCCCCTGGACGGGATGGGGGAATCGGCGCTGGGGGAGGTGGGCAACGTCACCGGAACCGCGTTCCTCAACGTGTTCGCCAATGCCTTTCATCGCCGCTGGGAGCCGAGTCCACCCAAGGTGCGTCATGGAAGCCTCGATGCACTCGCGGCCGGTCTTTGGCCGGAGGCGGCCCAGCATGCCACCGTTCTCATTTCCGAAGCCATCTTCACCATCCGTGCGCAGGCGATTGACGGCTATGTGGCTGTCATCCCCCGGGTGGGGCCAGGAGGAATTCCAGTATGAAAATTCTGGTGGCCGATGACGCCGCGTTCATGCGTATGCGACTCAAAAAGCTGCTGGTGGAGCACGGCCACACGGTGGTGGAGGCGGAGAATGGGCAGGCGGCCGTGGAGCGGTACCGGGCGGAGCACCCTGACCTAGTGCTGATGGACATCACCATGCCGGAACTGGACGGCATCGGGGCCTTAAAGGCCATCCGCGCGGAGGACCCAGGGGCAGTCGTCATCATGGTCTCCGCCCTAGGCCAGCAGAGCATGGTGATCAGTGCCATTCAGGCCGGCGCCAAGGACTTCATCGTCAAACCATTTGAACCCGACCGGGTGCTGGCCGCCCTGACCAAGTGGGCGCGCTGAACCGGCCGACCCTATGCCCCGCCGCGGCCTGCCGGCTGCGTGCGGGGTTTGCGGTGTCCGGACCTGCTGGCCCGGTCCGGCCGCCCCTCGACGGCAACCCGCGTGCAGGGGTAAAGTGATGAAGATAGGCGACGGCGCCGGCGATTGCGGAAACGGGGCGAGAGCATGGCAAAACCGCTTGCAGCCGCCGGGGGCCTGCGGAGCGCTCTGCGGGCGGAGGAGCAGCCCTGGCCGGCGTTGGTGACGGGCGGTCTGGGCGGGTTCACCAGCGGGCTGTTGGGCATCGGAGGGTCGTTTGTCATGATTCCCCTCCTGATCGGTCTAATGAAGGTGGATCGCCGCCGGGCCCATGGCACCGCGCTGGTGCTCGTCTTCTTTGCCACCTCCAGTTCCGCGGTCATCTACCTAGTCGTAGGTCACGCCCGTCTGGGACTGGCGGCCCTGGTCCTGGCGGGCAGCGTGCTGGGGGCGGTCCCGGGTGCGCGGCTGATGCGGCGGGTGCGTCCCGCCCTGCTCAGTACCGCCTTCGGCCTGTTCCTGCTTCTGGCCGTAGCCCTGCTGATCGGGGATAGCGGGACGGGTTCGGTGGCGGTTTCTGCCGTCCGCCAGCCCTGGCTGCCTGCCGGTCTGGGGCTGGCGGCGGGCTTTTTCAGCGGGTTTTTCGGCGTTGGGGGCGGGGCCATTCTGGTTCCCGGTTTGGTTACCTTTTTCGCTCTGCCTCAGGCCCTGGCCCAGGGGGTCTCCCTGTTTGTGATCGCGCCCACCGCCCTGGTGGGCGGCATGACCCATTGGCGCCAACGGAATGTCTATCCCCGGCATCTGACCTGGCTGGCGGGGTCCGCCCTGGCCGGCGGCATCCTGGGGGCTGCGCTCGCGGCCGCAGCCGCCGGGGTGGTGCTGCGTATCCTGTTCATCCTGGCGCTCCTCTATGTGGCGGGGCAGTCCCTGTGGAGCGGGCGGGCGGTGTGGCATCACACGCCGGGCGGGGAGGACGGCGCATGCTGACCACCCGCCTGACCGCCGTCCTGGGCATCGATCGTCCGGTGCTGCAGGGAGGCCTGGCCTACTTGGCACGCGCCCCTCTGGCGGCGGCGGTGTCGGAAGCGGGGGGCCTGGGTCAGATTACCGCCACCGCCCTGGTGGACGAGCAGGACAGCCCCGCCACCCTGGCAGCGGAAATTGCGGCGGTGCGCCGGCGTACGGCGCGCCCGTTCGGGGTCAATTTCGCTCTCGGTCACCGTCCTATTGACGGGCTGCTGGAGGTGGCCGTGGCTGAACGGGTACCGGTGATCACCCTTACCGGCGGCAACCCCGCCCCCTACGTGGACCGCATCAAAGCGGCCGGCATCCGGCTGCTGACCTTGGCCGCCTCCCTGCACCAGGCCCGCAAGGCGGAATCCCTGGGCGCGGACGCGGTGGTGGTGGTCGGCTTTGAAGGCGGCGGCCACCTGGGCCGGGATGACGTGAGCACCCTGGTGCTGGTGCGGCGGGTGGCGGCCAGCGTCCGCATTCCGGTCGTGGCGTCGGGCGGATTCGCCGACGGGTTCGGGCTGGTGGCGGCCTTGGCCCTGGGGGCGGAGGGGGTGGAGATGGGGACCCGCTTTGTGGCCACGGTGGAAAGTCCGGCGCATCCGGCCTATAAGCAGGCGCTGGTGGAGGCCGCGGAGACAGGGACGGTGATCGTGGAGCGGAGCCTGGGTCGTCCCGGTCGGGCCCTCGACACCCCCTGGGCCCGGCGGGTATTGGCGGCCGAGGCGGAAGCGGCTGGGGCCGAAGCCCTATGGCCCCTGCTGGCCGGGGCCATCAACCGGCGGGCGGCCTTGGAAGGGGATCTGGCCCACGGCCTGGCCTGGGCGGGACAGGCAGCGGGTTTGATCACGGACGTGCCCCCCGTGGCGGTGCTGCTGGAGCGTATGGAGGCGGAGGCCCGCCAAGCGCTGGAGCGGCTGGCGGCGGCGGCCGGGCGGGCCTGGTGAGAGCGGGAGGGACGCGGTGCGGCTGGATATCGTCATTCAGGCGGTGGATCGGACCCCGCCGGACACAGTGGTGGTGAACACCTCCGTCAACCTGCTCTACTGCCCGGTGCGCCTGCCCAAGGCGGCGCTGGCGCAGCTCGGGTACACGCAATACCGTCCGCGCACCCTGCGGCCGCTGGTGGAGGCGGTGGTACGGCGGGCTGTGGAGCGCAACGGCGGGCAGGTTCCGCTGGGGGGCGTGGACCTTGACCCCGCCGAGCTGGAGGGGCTGCCACCGGCGCCGCCCATCGCCCCTTAGACGCGCTGGAGGTGCGGGCATGGCGAAGGACCTTGCCGGGGAGACGTGGCCCTGGGAGCACCTGCTGGCCGCCTGGCGGGCGTTAGGGGAGGAGGCCGCGGACGAAGCCGCCTTTTTGGCCCGCGTGCTGGCGGTCCTGGTGGACGGCCGGCGGGTACGGGCGGCCTGGGTGGAAGCGGCGGGCAGCGGGGGGGTGATGGCGGCGGCCGGGGAGCCGTTGCCGGTGGCCGGGGCGGACGTCCGTTCCTGGCCGGTGGGCGGACCGGAGGGCGCGACCCCCTGGCGGCTGCAGATGGCGTTTGCGGAGGCCGGCGTGCCGGACGCCGGCCTCGCCGGTTTTTACGGGGAATGGGCCCAGGCCCTCGGCCGGGCCTTGGCCCGGCGGGAGCACGAACGGCGGCGTCGACGGCTGGAGGCCCTGTATGCTGCCCTGGCGGCGCTAGGGGAGTGGTTCGCCGACCACTGCGAACGCTGCCGGGCGCCGGTACCCCATCCCCTGCTGGACCAGCTGACCCGGACCCTGGCCGGGGTCGGCTTCCCGTCGGTGAGCTTACGGGTGCCGCAGGGGGCCCGGCTGGTGCCGGTGGCGACGGCCGGGGCGGCCGGCCCCCTGGTGGCGCGTCTCCCCCTGGGTACCGGCCCCGGCGGGTGCTCCGCCCCGGTCCGGGCCTGGAGCACCGGCGCCACCGCCGTCAGCAGCGACTGGACCCAAGAACCCCTGCTGAGGTGTCCGGCCCTGGCCCCTTGGCGGGACCGGCTGGCCGCTGCGGGGGTGGGCGGCCTGATCGCAGTGCCGGTGATCGTGGAAGGGGAGCACTGGGGGCTCTTGTGCGTTTGCACCGGCGAGGGGGCAGGCCTTTCTGCCGAGGAGATCACCCTGGTGGAACGGGCGGCCCGCTTCCTAGGACTGGCGTTGGAGTGGGCCCGCAGCCAGGAGACCCTGGCCCGGGCCCACGAACGCACCCGGAGGGCGGAGCGGCTCTATCGGGCCATGCTGCACGGCAGCGCCCTGCCCCTGCGCCGGCAGGGCGAGCGGGCGCTCCTCCGTCGCATCTGTCGGGACCTGGTCTCGAGCCGCATCTTCACCGCCGCCTGGGTGGGGCGGCCCGGCGAGGACGGCCGTTTCCGGTACCTAGCGGCAGCCGGGGCCGGATC is a genomic window containing:
- a CDS encoding Phosphohydrolase, which codes for MLPLALCQPGDVVAAEVRTADGRTLLRQGMELTGDVLRLLDRWGVREIPVRWPGFEDIDPEPWLPDDLVRRVTAWWTGTPPRSDADLVEQAFSFIGEVGEAVTDHRPLKAALELVPVHRTGNPAASAWLSAALLLMRAASEDASPERVEQWAAAALLAPWADPAAMVRGQVGDGEDGLPRPEPVLALAERLQTVERIPAPTVATLAQHRARWDGRGVPPLKGDAIYRGAQWLGAIQVLTHLIFRTDGQALAPHEALEWVAGGAGSDFALPVVQGLTRTVAPYAAGQVVRISPEGVAVVLEATVGFPGRPRVRLLSGPEAGSEVNLADRGQETRIIQGPYTARDWQ
- the cbxXC gene encoding Protein CbxX, chromosomal, yielding MAEEAALETPGTGEQPVLDFSEVLAESGVTGVLDQLDRDLVGLTPVKTRIREIAALLLVDRMRRTLGLTAQAPSLHMSFTGNPGTGKTTVALRMAEILHRLGYVRKGHLVAVTRDDLVGQYIGHTAPKTKEVLKRAMGGVLFIDEAYYLYRQENERDYGQEAIEILLQVMENQREDLVVILAGYKDRMATFFRSNPGMRSRIAHHLDFPDYTADELVAIAKLMLAEQQYRFSPEAEAAFREYVERRMRQPNFANARSVRNALDRARLRQANRLFAKGGRVTAEHLMTIEPEDIRASRVFQEPVSEA
- a CDS encoding protein of unknown function (Evidence 5 : Unknown function); translated protein: MDVGPTPHFAGVDARLHKLFVSNLAAGTLTVVSTRTGRRLATVHLGGTLHTVMVDQETGRVYVTDIQRGLLDVVDARTDAVLAEIPVGRLPHGLVVSQRRHVAWVSLVGQSQAVEVDLRTDRVLRRVPTGPNPWGVTLNSRTDRVYVADTGILPVPGGFRINPRGDSITEIDGRTGRVLATIPVGPHPWNVVADPRNHRVYAGVSGAAEVAVIQGRRVVARIPVGRTPHGLALAPHAPWLLVNNSGSNTTSVINTRTNRVVETVAVGRQPQGVAVDPRTGRAYVENQASATVTVLAPGRRP
- the cheY gene encoding regulator of chemotaxis and motility (Evidence 2a : Function from experimental evidences in other organisms; PubMedId : 10196193, 12864845, 12920116, 14749334, 23226535, 28542702; Product type r : regulator); the encoded protein is MKILVADDAAFMRMRLKKLLVEHGHTVVEAENGQAAVERYRAEHPDLVLMDITMPELDGIGALKAIRAEDPGAVVIMVSALGQQSMVISAIQAGAKDFIVKPFEPDRVLAALTKWAR
- a CDS encoding Chemotaxis protein CheC -- inhibitor of MCP methylation, whose translation is MGGIPDEVVKVWEKLTGPALTQAGEALAQMTGLFVSIQNAGARQVPWPALSGILALEHPEADALYGVQLDANGLFEATILLLFTEESARRLVSVLMGEDIPLPLDGMGESALGEVGNVTGTAFLNVFANAFHRRWEPSPPKVRHGSLDALAAGLWPEAAQHATVLISEAIFTIRAQAIDGYVAVIPRVGPGGIPV
- a CDS encoding Flagellar motor switch protein FliM, which gives rise to MADEQGGALSQSEIDALIAALRQEEAGPAAPAPAEPETEAMAPAPPEPAAASGPVAGEPPAGTGAPPAPVRELDPKLARIADLDVTLSVLLGHRVFTLRELLGWGIGTRITLEEGWREPVYLAVNGRLVGRGRVVLVGNRFGVRVERWGT
- the mjaIIIM gene encoding Modification methylase MjaIII → MGKASGQARPFLKWAGGKGGLLPQLRRYYPPDAGRLRRYVEPFVGSGAVFFDLVARTDLNLEDIVLLDRNPVLIAAYRVLQQDPEPVIAILEDWQARYWEADTSARRDLYYAIRAAFNAGLHVPGQEVLSTARLIFLNRTGFNGLFRVNRRGEFNVPPGRYGHPRILDAANLRAVHRVLQGVTLLSGDFRQTLTFLNAESWVYCDPPYRPLGATAAFTAYAADAFGEEEQRALASWARAAATRGTRVMISNSDPRNNDPTDRFFENLYAGFVISRIQARRTINARADRRGPITELVITSYYPSGGEPLPGRNPQPAVPASRSLVRP
- a CDS encoding Exonuclease SbcC: MGVPDTPDRPGKPEEQASVSWLILQRLEDIRREQDNLRAELMSDMAFLRQDQQAWRDDLAQRHESLQVEFLARQDALKEELLRGQTTLQNQQEALRADLTARQDALKEELLRGQTTLQNQQEALRADFTARQDALKEELLRGQTTLQNQQEALRADLTARQDALKEELLRGETTFQNQQEALRADLTARQDALKEELLRGETTFQNQQEALRADLTARQDALKEELLRGETAFQNQQEALRAELTARQDALKEELLRGETAFQNQQEALRAELTARQDALKEELLRGQTTLQNQQEALRADLTARQDALKEELLRGQTTLQNQQEALRAELTARQDALKEELLRGQTTLQNQQEALRAELTARQDALKEELLRGQTTLQNQQEALRADLTARQDALKEELLRGQTTFQNQQEALRADLTARQDALKEELLRGQTTLRADVARQQDVLRAQMKDLQSAFEQQHQALKADFLALQGQVQTNFGRLEQAVASLRNWSLGLMLAAILGILVKLLIPAA
- the mtaD gene encoding 5-methylthioadenosine/S-adenosylhomocysteine deaminase, with protein sequence MGDVTVFRGPMVVTMDAQGTVLPSADVVVAGGRIAAIAPPGTARTEGATVMDAAGRVLIPGLVQTHVHLCQTLFRGAADDRELLSWLQEVIWPLEGAHDPDSVYASARLGIAELLRGGTTTILDMETVHHTEAAFQAIAEGGIRALSGKCLMDAGEEVPPSLREPTDAALQESVDLLERWQGRDGGRLGYAFAPRFTLSCSDACLKAVGELAERYRVPVHTHAAESRAEVDLVRTRRGLGPIAHFAALGLLKPGLIMAHGVWADADDLQAVAAAGAAFTHCPSSNLKLASGLADPVAWSRAGVRFGLGADGAPCNNTLDAFQELRLAALLPKPRYGPTAMPARAAFAAATIGGARVLGLEDRIGSIEPGKEADLVLLDWSGPHHAPRAAGDVYGQLVYQTRSDDVVLTMVAGRVVYRDGRLLTLDEAEVYRQAETAVRRVAARAGVTLPGPA
- a CDS encoding conserved protein of unknown function (Evidence 4 : Unknown function but conserved in other organisms), with the protein product MTLAKRGKVMVAVEEDLAPVRMALARAGFTVVSLAGNAWNEAQAIVVNGLDDRFLGMEDPRTAAPVIDAAGMTPEEVVASVQERALRA